From a region of the Mycolicibacterium sp. MU0050 genome:
- a CDS encoding MMPL family transporter, translating to MMRLSGRLRRFRWLVLTAWLLALVPSVYLALSSSGSLTGGGFEVAGSQSLHVQYQLEDHFPGEGASPLALVAAPRADATYADMTEAAATLERIAGEVPSVRMVPNPQQPPPRPDRPYVVSLHLDFENTGAVDVANQLREKVGIADEEPGELRDGRVRLYVIGQGALGAAAAEATKSDVAEAEKWNLPIVLIVLLAVFGSLAAAAVPLMVGVCTVVVTMGVVYLLSTVVTMSVFVTSTVSMFGIALAIDYSLFILMRFREELRAGRDVKQATDAAMATSGLAVVLSGMTVIASVTGIYLIDTPVLNSMATGAILAVAMAVLTSTTLTPAVLATFGRSVAKRSRVLHWGRGSEATQSRFWTRWVGGVMRRPWLSATAATVLLVLLAAPTFAMVLGNSMLRQFDSSHEIRGGVGAAAEALGPGALGPVRVLVTFPDGNASSAANAPVVEAVAQRMDASTDIVSVAPPVFSDDNRSALLSGVLAVDPEDKAARAAVDWLRDQLPQTPGAENVTIDVGGPTALIKDFDDRVAQMEPWVVLFVASIAFVMLLIAVRSPVLAIKGVIMTVLSVGAAYGSLVMIFQWGWLEALGFQPMGSIDSTIPPLVLALTFGLSMDYEIFLLTRIRERFLQTGDTRDSVAYGVSTSARTITSAALIMIAVFIGFAFAGMPLVAQLGVACAVAIAVDATVVRLVLVPALMAMFDRWNWWVPPWLARILPAVDFEKPLPKLDLGDLVIIPDDISTLVAPGADLRMVVKSAARLKDMAPDAISVADPLAFSGCAGLTGKVKAGDGARSPRLGRGRNGSRAPRPVHPVTMWRGRLEVALDALETVADVGYDDVEVLHRQIPLETTTVQLPTGDRLQIPTGAETLRLKGYLIMSRNSSHDFAEFAELVDVMNPETAALVLAGMDSLGSRGGCNSL from the coding sequence ATGATGCGTCTGAGCGGCAGACTGCGCAGATTTCGCTGGTTGGTGCTCACCGCCTGGCTGCTGGCGCTGGTGCCTTCGGTCTATCTCGCGTTGTCGAGTTCGGGCAGCCTCACCGGCGGCGGCTTCGAGGTGGCCGGCTCTCAGTCGCTCCATGTGCAGTATCAGCTCGAGGACCACTTCCCGGGCGAGGGCGCATCGCCCCTCGCGCTGGTGGCCGCGCCGCGCGCGGACGCCACCTACGCGGACATGACCGAGGCCGCCGCGACGCTCGAGCGGATCGCCGGCGAGGTGCCCAGCGTCCGGATGGTCCCCAACCCGCAGCAGCCGCCGCCCCGCCCGGACCGCCCCTACGTCGTCTCCCTGCACCTCGACTTCGAGAACACCGGCGCCGTCGACGTCGCCAACCAACTGCGTGAGAAGGTCGGCATCGCCGACGAGGAACCCGGCGAACTCCGCGACGGCCGGGTCCGGCTGTACGTCATCGGGCAGGGCGCCCTGGGCGCCGCCGCGGCCGAGGCCACCAAGAGCGACGTCGCCGAGGCGGAGAAGTGGAACCTGCCGATCGTCCTGATCGTGCTGCTGGCGGTGTTCGGCTCGCTGGCGGCCGCGGCGGTGCCGCTGATGGTCGGCGTCTGCACCGTGGTGGTGACCATGGGCGTGGTCTACCTGCTGTCCACGGTGGTCACCATGTCGGTCTTCGTGACGTCGACGGTGTCGATGTTCGGCATCGCGTTGGCCATCGACTATTCACTGTTCATCCTGATGCGCTTCCGCGAGGAACTGCGCGCCGGTCGCGACGTCAAACAGGCCACCGACGCGGCCATGGCCACCTCCGGTCTGGCGGTGGTGCTGTCCGGCATGACCGTGATCGCCTCCGTGACCGGCATCTACCTGATCGACACCCCGGTGCTCAATTCGATGGCCACCGGCGCGATCCTCGCCGTCGCGATGGCCGTGCTGACGTCGACGACCTTGACCCCGGCGGTGCTGGCGACCTTCGGCCGATCGGTGGCCAAGCGGTCCCGGGTGCTGCACTGGGGCCGCGGTTCGGAGGCCACCCAGTCCCGGTTCTGGACCCGCTGGGTGGGCGGGGTGATGCGCCGGCCCTGGCTGTCCGCGACGGCCGCCACGGTGTTGCTGGTCCTGCTGGCCGCTCCGACGTTCGCGATGGTGCTCGGCAACAGCATGCTGCGCCAGTTCGACTCCTCCCACGAGATCCGCGGTGGGGTGGGCGCGGCGGCCGAGGCGCTGGGGCCGGGTGCGCTGGGCCCGGTCCGGGTGCTCGTGACGTTCCCGGACGGCAACGCGTCGTCGGCCGCCAATGCGCCCGTCGTCGAGGCGGTGGCCCAGCGGATGGACGCCTCGACCGACATCGTCTCGGTCGCGCCGCCGGTGTTCTCCGATGACAACCGCAGCGCGCTGCTGTCCGGGGTGCTCGCCGTGGACCCCGAGGACAAGGCCGCGCGCGCGGCCGTCGACTGGCTCCGCGACCAGTTGCCCCAGACCCCGGGCGCCGAGAACGTCACGATCGACGTCGGCGGTCCGACGGCGCTGATCAAGGACTTCGACGACCGGGTGGCCCAGATGGAGCCCTGGGTGGTGCTGTTCGTCGCGTCGATCGCGTTCGTGATGCTGCTGATCGCCGTCCGCTCGCCGGTGCTGGCCATCAAGGGCGTCATCATGACCGTGCTGTCGGTGGGCGCGGCCTACGGCAGCCTGGTGATGATCTTCCAGTGGGGTTGGCTCGAGGCCCTCGGTTTCCAGCCGATGGGCTCCATCGACAGCACCATCCCGCCGCTGGTGTTGGCGCTGACCTTCGGCCTGTCGATGGACTACGAGATCTTCCTGCTCACCCGGATCCGGGAGCGTTTCCTGCAGACCGGCGACACCCGGGATTCGGTGGCCTACGGCGTGAGCACCAGCGCGCGGACCATCACCAGCGCGGCTCTGATCATGATCGCGGTGTTCATCGGGTTCGCGTTCGCCGGCATGCCGCTGGTGGCGCAGCTGGGCGTGGCCTGCGCGGTGGCCATCGCGGTGGACGCCACGGTGGTGCGGCTGGTCCTGGTGCCCGCACTGATGGCCATGTTCGACCGGTGGAACTGGTGGGTGCCGCCGTGGCTGGCGCGGATCCTGCCGGCGGTGGACTTCGAAAAGCCGCTGCCCAAACTGGATCTGGGCGACCTGGTGATCATTCCCGACGACATCTCCACGCTGGTGGCGCCGGGCGCCGACCTGCGGATGGTGGTCAAGTCGGCCGCGCGGCTCAAGGATATGGCGCCGGACGCGATCTCGGTCGCCGACCCGCTGGCGTTCTCCGGCTGCGCCGGGCTGACCGGCAAGGTCAAGGCCGGTGACGGCGCGCGCAGTCCGCGGCTGGGCCGGGGCCGCAACGGCTCCCGCGCGCCGCGGCCGGTGCACCCGGTGACGATGTGGCGGGGTCGGCTCGAGGTCGCCCTCGACGCGCTGGAGACCGTGGCCGACGTCGGTTACGACGACGTCGAGGTGCTGCACCGGCAGATCCCGCTGGAGACCACCACGGTGCAATTGCCCACCGGGGACCGGCTGCAGATCCCCACCGGCGCCGAGACGTTGCGCCTCAAGGGCTACCTGATCATGTCCCGCAACAGCAGCCACGATTTCGCCGAGTTCGCCGAGCTGGTCGATGTGATGAACCCGGAGACCGCAGCGCTGGTGCTGGCGGGCATGGACAGCCTGGGTTCAAGGGGTGGATGCAACAGCCTCTAG
- a CDS encoding IS30 family transposase, which translates to MGLPELARVESRFWELIRDGLSPRDAGKAVGVSGHTGYRWFADVGGVKPPPRDDGPRKKPRLSFEEREEIALGIAAGESMCSIARRLKRAPSTISREIKNNSKPGRNRYRSRYQFGARWHGGHEQCPRYRASSAHARSQRRARRAKPGKLATNRRLHAEVQTRLEDDQHSPEQIARRLQIDFPDDPEMRVSHETIYQAIYVQGKGNLRRELHTCLRTGRALRKPQRRPDERRGKLRDIVSISERPPEVEDRAVPGHWEGDLILGSVASASAIGTVVERTTRFTMLLHLPDRHTAEAVQEAIVTKMAQLPTILRKTLTWDRGHEMANHAAIATAAELDIYFCDPHSPWQRGTNENTNGLLRQYFAKSTDLSVFPADYLDYVAAKLNNRPRKTLRWKTPAEALDELLSNPFKSPAVASTA; encoded by the coding sequence ATGGGGCTGCCGGAGTTAGCGCGTGTGGAAAGCCGGTTTTGGGAACTAATTCGTGATGGGCTCTCGCCGCGAGATGCCGGCAAGGCTGTCGGCGTGTCGGGGCACACTGGTTATCGCTGGTTTGCTGATGTTGGAGGTGTGAAACCACCTCCGCGTGATGACGGGCCTCGGAAAAAGCCTCGGTTGAGCTTCGAAGAACGTGAGGAGATCGCGTTAGGCATCGCTGCAGGGGAATCGATGTGCAGCATCGCGCGTCGACTCAAGCGGGCACCATCGACGATCTCGCGTGAAATCAAGAACAACAGCAAGCCTGGCCGCAACCGTTACCGCAGCCGATACCAGTTCGGGGCGAGGTGGCATGGCGGTCACGAGCAATGTCCGCGCTATCGTGCCAGCAGCGCTCATGCACGTAGTCAGCGTCGGGCTCGCCGAGCCAAGCCGGGCAAGCTGGCGACCAACCGGCGTTTACATGCTGAGGTGCAGACTCGGTTGGAAGATGATCAGCACAGTCCTGAGCAGATCGCTCGACGGCTGCAGATCGACTTCCCTGACGATCCGGAGATGCGGGTGTCCCACGAGACCATCTATCAGGCGATTTATGTTCAGGGCAAGGGGAATTTGCGCCGCGAGTTGCATACCTGTCTGCGGACCGGACGGGCGTTGCGTAAGCCTCAGCGCCGCCCCGATGAGCGCCGCGGGAAACTGCGGGACATCGTCAGTATCAGCGAGCGGCCGCCGGAGGTCGAAGACCGGGCTGTCCCCGGACACTGGGAGGGAGATCTGATCCTGGGCAGCGTCGCATCGGCGTCGGCAATCGGGACGGTGGTAGAACGCACCACTCGTTTCACTATGCTGCTGCACCTGCCCGACCGGCATACCGCAGAAGCCGTCCAGGAAGCGATCGTAACCAAAATGGCCCAGCTCCCGACGATCCTGCGCAAGACTCTGACCTGGGACCGAGGCCACGAAATGGCCAACCACGCCGCCATCGCGACCGCCGCGGAGCTGGACATCTACTTCTGCGATCCGCACTCGCCCTGGCAGCGCGGCACCAACGAAAACACCAATGGTCTGCTACGCCAGTACTTTGCCAAAAGTACTGACTTGTCGGTCTTTCCCGCTGACTACCTCGACTACGTCGCGGCCAAACTCAACAACCGGCCACGGAAAACCCTGCGCTGGAAAACCCCCGCCGAAGCCCTCGACGAATTACTGTCGAACCCGTTCAAATCGCCCGCTGTTGCATCCACCGCTTGA
- a CDS encoding hemophore: protein MGKTAPSIRRKAGAALTATALGGVAAVLLLGPSASAAPDPCAASSVARTIGTVANNTGVYLDSHPETNQALTTISKQPAGPQSLVALKTYFDANPDVAEDMQNIQKPLNSLASRCKLPISLPQAMGLMQAAQGGGLPAAAQAVSGGAVTGTGPAPGPSAAVPATPRTPAGSAVGTRGAAE from the coding sequence ATGGGTAAAACCGCACCCTCGATCCGCCGCAAGGCCGGCGCCGCGCTCACCGCGACGGCCCTCGGCGGCGTCGCGGCCGTCCTGCTGCTCGGCCCCAGCGCCTCGGCGGCACCCGATCCGTGCGCGGCCAGTTCGGTGGCCAGGACCATCGGCACGGTCGCCAACAACACCGGCGTGTACCTCGACAGCCATCCCGAGACCAACCAGGCGCTGACCACGATCTCCAAGCAGCCCGCCGGACCGCAGTCGCTGGTCGCGTTGAAGACCTACTTCGACGCCAACCCGGACGTGGCCGAGGACATGCAGAACATCCAGAAGCCGCTGAACTCCTTGGCCAGCAGGTGCAAGCTGCCGATCTCGTTGCCGCAGGCGATGGGTCTGATGCAGGCCGCGCAGGGCGGCGGATTGCCGGCTGCGGCGCAGGCTGTCTCCGGGGGCGCGGTGACCGGCACCGGTCCGGCGCCGGGCCCGAGCGCCGCGGTGCCGGCGACCCCGCGCACCCCGGCGGGCTCCGCCGTCGGCACCCGGGGTGCCGCCGAGTAG